Proteins from one Malaya genurostris strain Urasoe2022 chromosome 2, Malgen_1.1, whole genome shotgun sequence genomic window:
- the LOC131429468 gene encoding sugar transporter SWEET1-like: MESLSRTLQPYKELVGNVAGLVTVLQMFSGCFVCNDIRKKGSSDGFSPMPFIGGCGLTILFSQHALLMNDLAMIRANVVGFVISIVYAGFYYFYTPKQSRNQFWKQVGMTVAITTSLLAYAQWEDPALVEDRFGLIITVMMLMLIAQPLFGLPEIMRKKSTEGLPFAMILSGTVVGSMWLLYGIILNNTFVVLQNLAGVSLSAIQLALFVIYPSKDSKKKKKQ; this comes from the exons ATGGAATCGCTTTCGCGAACCCTACAACCGTACAAGGAACTGGTGGGCAACGTGGCCGGCCTTGTGACCGTACTGCAGATGTTCAGCGGATGTTTCGTGTGCAACGACATCCGGAAGAAGGGTTCCTCGGATGGATTTTCGCCCATGCCGTTCATCGGCGGGTGTGGACT AACCATTCTCTTCTCGCAGCATGCCCTCCTGATGAACGATCTAGCCATGATACGAGCCAATGTGGTCGGTTTCGTGATCAGTATTGTTTACGCCGGGTTCTATTATTTCTATACGCCTAAGCAAAGCCGGAACCAGTTCTGGAAACAGGTTGGAATGACGGTTGCAATCACGACGTCGCTGTTGGCTTATGCGCAATGGGAGGATCCCGCGTTGGTGGAAGATCGCTTCGGATTGATCATTACCGTGATGATGTTGATGCTGATTGCGCAACCGTTGTTCGGTTTG CCCGAAATTATGCGTAAAAAGAGTACCGAAGGATTGCCTTTTGCGATGATTTTGTCTGGTACCGTGGTCGGTTCCATGTGGCTGCTGTATGGCATCATCCTCAACAATacgtttgtggtt TTACAAAACTTAGCAGGCGTATCGCTGAGTGCCATTCAATTGGCATTGTTTGTGATATACCCTTCGAAAGActcgaagaagaagaagaagcagtGA